One window from the genome of Desulforamulus ruminis DSM 2154 encodes:
- a CDS encoding spore coat protein has product MPSLFSGIMGGSGDGPSISNEIIANDMLAGAKAAAQGYLNAALESSTPELKNLFSSNVTQVLQGQQTVSELALRKNWYSPYKPEEEQLKETFQFSQNFTENHA; this is encoded by the coding sequence ATGCCTTCATTATTTAGTGGAATTATGGGCGGTAGCGGCGACGGACCATCCATATCTAATGAGATTATTGCAAATGATATGCTTGCTGGAGCCAAAGCAGCAGCCCAAGGGTATCTCAATGCAGCCCTTGAATCTTCTACCCCTGAGTTAAAAAACCTATTTAGCAGTAATGTTACCCAAGTGTTACAAGGACAACAAACTGTAAGTGAGTTAGCTCTAAGGAAGAACTGGTACAGCCCATATAAACCAGAAGAAGAGCAGCTTAAGGAAACTTTTCAATTCTCTCAAAATTTCACGGAAAATCATGCTTAA
- a CDS encoding DUF2935 domain-containing protein, giving the protein MNNNALESQIIFEQRFWLQIMGDHSRFIFNALSPSEVQTIRIAQNFINIFDQLLAQARQPLTGAQLNALNQQAYNQTKELRNFKLSLIRRHLVEEIQIHLTPTFINHMVNELDNYLQILECIMENKQPPAFSPVHLHLLWLLDAKGHAFYLSSSLDEVEQILIKRSTGFSKVFEKLYEKSVEIAGYLRTGLDQFPALSRLNLEAECEINLFSNFLQELQHLILTNQALSTLVPLVTDHMLREECYYLTKLALVSEISSPNCDPTKPRIQN; this is encoded by the coding sequence ATGAATAATAATGCTTTGGAAAGTCAAATAATATTTGAACAACGGTTTTGGTTACAGATTATGGGTGATCATTCAAGGTTTATTTTTAATGCCCTTTCTCCCAGTGAAGTCCAAACAATCCGCATAGCTCAAAATTTTATTAATATTTTTGATCAGCTTTTAGCCCAGGCGCGCCAACCACTTACTGGCGCACAGTTAAATGCTTTAAACCAACAGGCTTATAATCAAACTAAAGAACTAAGAAACTTCAAACTCAGCCTTATTCGGCGTCATCTCGTGGAGGAAATTCAGATTCATCTTACTCCAACATTTATAAATCATATGGTAAACGAACTAGACAATTATCTACAAATATTAGAATGTATAATGGAAAATAAGCAACCTCCTGCGTTTAGTCCGGTTCATTTACATCTTCTCTGGCTACTGGATGCAAAGGGGCACGCATTCTACCTGTCCAGCAGTTTAGATGAAGTGGAACAAATACTTATAAAAAGAAGCACCGGCTTCAGTAAAGTATTTGAAAAACTTTACGAAAAGTCTGTTGAGATAGCCGGTTATCTCCGTACGGGATTAGACCAGTTCCCAGCCTTATCGCGCTTAAATTTGGAAGCAGAGTGCGAAATCAATTTATTTTCTAATTTCCTTCAAGAATTACAACATTTAATTCTTACGAATCAGGCATTATCAACATTGGTTCCTCTCGTCACAGATCACATGCTAAGAGAAGAATGTTACTATCTTACAAAACTTGCGTTAGTTTCTGAAATTAGTAGTCCTAATTGTGATCCTACTAAACCACGCATTCAAAATTAA
- a CDS encoding HU family DNA-binding protein, which translates to MNKKELVSMVAEKANLTQKDADRAVSAVLSSVEKALAKGDKIQLVGFGSFESKTRKAREGRNPQTGETIFIPANRVPVFKAGKTLKEAVGRFSI; encoded by the coding sequence ATGAACAAGAAGGAATTGGTGAGCATGGTTGCTGAGAAAGCGAACTTAACCCAAAAGGATGCAGATAGAGCCGTATCGGCGGTGTTGAGTAGTGTTGAGAAAGCGCTGGCCAAGGGAGACAAGATTCAGTTGGTTGGTTTTGGAAGTTTTGAATCCAAAACCCGTAAGGCTCGAGAGGGCCGGAATCCCCAAACTGGGGAGACGATTTTCATTCCAGCCAACCGAGTTCCGGTCTTTAAGGCCGGGAAAACATTAAAAGAGGCTGTAGGACGGTTTTCTATATAA
- a CDS encoding IS110 family transposase: protein MGRNLFVGIDIGSDTNVVKIIDDTGDDVCGFSVSNDLPGAEKLVDKVVDVANTIPADSIKIGMEATNLYWWHLSLALHDDPQLSAMGAKPL, encoded by the coding sequence ATGGGTCGTAATCTGTTTGTCGGCATTGACATCGGATCCGACACCAATGTGGTGAAAATCATTGATGATACCGGGGATGATGTCTGTGGCTTCTCTGTTTCCAACGACCTCCCCGGAGCCGAAAAACTGGTGGATAAAGTGGTTGATGTCGCCAATACTATCCCCGCCGATAGTATTAAAATTGGCATGGAAGCCACCAACCTTTACTGGTGGCATCTGTCCTTGGCTCTCCATGACGATCCTCAACTCTCCGCTATGGGGGCCAAACCTTTGTAA
- a CDS encoding IS110 family transposase: protein MNPKVVDGFKKIYTDMAKTDALDARVIADCLRFGLVRPTPPPDMRYAPRYHLVANLTREKNRP, encoded by the coding sequence ATGAACCCTAAGGTCGTGGACGGCTTTAAAAAGATCTACACCGATATGGCCAAGACGGACGCCTTAGACGCCCGGGTGATTGCCGATTGCTTGCGGTTTGGACTGGTCCGTCCAACACCACCTCCCGATATGAGGTATGCACCTCGCTATCACCTGGTCGCGAACCTAACCCGGGAAAAGAACCGGCCTTGA
- a CDS encoding IS110 family transposase: MIGNLIPDEIANLPVEELVDRMLQHGNHRLKDVPEMAKALKRAARNSYRLNPKMQETVDITLAMSLETLRFFEHQQKRIDQAIAKEIKAIPHTLESIPGIGPVYSAGIVAEIGDISRFHNHNRLAKFAGLTWRQNQSSKFNAQDIPLTRSGNYYLRYYFVEAANSVRMQEPEYAAFYRRKYAEARHHHHKRALILTARKFVRMVFTLLSEGQIYRQRRVNS, translated from the coding sequence GTGATAGGGAATCTAATTCCGGATGAAATAGCCAATCTGCCGGTGGAAGAATTGGTTGACCGGATGCTGCAGCACGGAAATCATCGCCTTAAGGATGTTCCCGAGATGGCTAAGGCGCTAAAACGGGCCGCCCGTAATTCCTATCGTTTAAACCCCAAAATGCAAGAAACGGTGGATATTACTCTGGCCATGTCCCTTGAGACCCTCCGGTTTTTTGAGCATCAGCAAAAGAGAATCGATCAGGCCATCGCCAAAGAGATTAAAGCCATACCACACACATTGGAGTCTATTCCGGGTATCGGTCCGGTTTACTCAGCCGGCATTGTCGCCGAAATCGGCGACATTTCAAGGTTTCACAACCATAATCGCCTTGCCAAATTTGCGGGCTTAACCTGGCGGCAGAACCAATCTAGCAAGTTTAACGCCCAGGATATTCCCTTAACCCGGTCCGGCAACTACTACCTGCGGTATTACTTTGTCGAAGCAGCCAACTCCGTCCGGATGCAGGAGCCGGAGTATGCTGCGTTCTACCGCAGAAAGTATGCCGAGGCCAGACATCATCATCACAAACGTGCTTTAATCCTTACGGCCCGCAAGTTCGTTCGCATGGTCTTTACGCTGCTGAGTGAAGGCCAAATCTACCGGCAAAGGAGGGTGAATTCATAA
- a CDS encoding helix-turn-helix transcriptional regulator, producing MEKVLDLPLELIQLLNEIYKKSKELNPKLTEKQFFINLFNEGLEPYLSIKPSPYLKDEVKLCNDIKLAVRYSGKTQTQVAKEIGIDRTYLQKIISGKNEPSVTLALLIVRACGYPKFEDIFYLEPIRD from the coding sequence ATGGAAAAAGTGCTTGATCTGCCGTTAGAATTGATTCAACTCCTGAATGAAATCTATAAAAAATCAAAAGAACTGAATCCCAAGCTAACGGAGAAACAGTTTTTTATAAACCTCTTTAACGAGGGATTAGAACCGTATTTATCAATTAAACCAAGCCCGTACTTAAAAGATGAGGTAAAACTCTGTAATGATATTAAATTGGCGGTACGGTATAGTGGGAAAACCCAAACCCAGGTGGCTAAAGAAATTGGCATAGACCGGACTTACCTTCAGAAAATCATCTCGGGTAAAAATGAGCCTTCGGTAACCTTAGCGTTATTAATCGTTCGGGCCTGTGGATATCCAAAATTTGAAGACATTTTTTATCTGGAACCTATAAGGGATTGA
- a CDS encoding sugar phosphate nucleotidyltransferase, protein MKIILLSGGSGQRLWPLSNEARAKQFLKVLTDAQGQPESMIQRVWRQLKTAGLADDTVVAVGCPQVAMIHKQLDGNPKTVVEPEQRDTFAAIVLSAAYLYTMEKVPVDEIIAVLPIDALTQGEFFTLIREKAEPVLRSTGANLLLIGAEPDSPSEKYGYIVPEENSEPKDYRYVARFKEKPQRAEALALIEKGALWNCGVFCFQLKFLLSKLKELGLPADYSALLAGYTALPKQSFDYAVVEKTEHRVVLPYAGKWKDLGTWNTLTEEMTQAVWGNGMMSGDCRNTHLINELDTPVLVQGINNAVVAVSPDGVLVTDKQASTQIKGLVARVQQRPMYEERFWGWYKVLEHARYSEPQPYEILVKRLKIEAGKNLSYQKHHLRDETWIIIRGEGEFALEGRISKIQTGDVLKVPRGVAHSIRAITDLEIVESQSGSLLVEEDIERLFLDWSDIQAFCRG, encoded by the coding sequence ATGAAAATTATTTTACTGTCAGGGGGATCGGGGCAAAGGTTATGGCCTTTGTCCAATGAAGCAAGGGCCAAACAGTTCCTGAAAGTATTGACCGATGCCCAGGGACAACCGGAGTCCATGATACAGCGGGTATGGAGACAACTGAAAACGGCCGGGCTTGCGGACGATACCGTGGTTGCCGTTGGCTGCCCGCAAGTGGCCATGATCCATAAACAGTTGGACGGAAACCCTAAAACCGTCGTCGAACCGGAACAGCGGGATACTTTTGCGGCCATCGTTCTGTCAGCCGCCTATCTCTATACGATGGAAAAGGTTCCTGTAGACGAAATCATTGCCGTATTGCCCATTGATGCTTTAACCCAAGGTGAATTCTTTACCCTGATCCGGGAAAAAGCGGAACCGGTACTCAGGAGCACCGGGGCCAATCTGCTTTTGATTGGCGCCGAACCGGATTCCCCGTCCGAAAAGTACGGCTATATTGTCCCTGAGGAAAATTCGGAGCCTAAAGACTATCGTTATGTAGCGCGGTTTAAGGAGAAACCGCAGCGGGCAGAGGCCTTGGCCCTGATAGAAAAGGGCGCCCTTTGGAACTGTGGTGTCTTTTGTTTTCAATTGAAGTTTCTGCTGTCAAAACTTAAAGAATTGGGGCTTCCTGCCGATTACTCCGCTTTATTGGCCGGCTACACGGCCTTGCCCAAACAAAGTTTTGATTATGCCGTCGTGGAAAAAACGGAACATCGGGTGGTGCTGCCTTATGCCGGAAAATGGAAAGACCTGGGGACCTGGAATACTTTGACCGAAGAAATGACGCAAGCGGTCTGGGGAAACGGCATGATGTCCGGGGACTGCCGCAATACCCACCTGATTAATGAGCTGGACACCCCGGTTCTTGTGCAAGGCATCAATAATGCGGTGGTTGCGGTCAGCCCTGACGGTGTACTAGTTACAGATAAACAAGCCAGTACTCAAATCAAAGGTCTAGTGGCCCGGGTCCAACAGCGGCCCATGTACGAAGAACGCTTCTGGGGCTGGTATAAAGTACTGGAGCACGCCCGCTATTCTGAACCGCAACCGTACGAAATACTGGTTAAACGGTTAAAAATTGAGGCGGGTAAAAATTTAAGCTACCAAAAACACCACCTGCGGGATGAGACGTGGATTATCATACGGGGAGAAGGAGAGTTCGCATTGGAGGGGAGGATTTCCAAAATTCAAACCGGAGATGTTCTCAAAGTACCCAGGGGAGTAGCCCACTCCATCCGGGCCATTACCGATCTGGAAATTGTGGAAAGCCAAAGCGGGTCTTTATTGGTCGAAGAAGATATTGAAAGGCTATTTTTGGATTGGTCGGATATCCAGGCGTTTTGCCGGGGGTAA
- a CDS encoding glycosyltransferase family 2 protein: MNEKKPLRLGELLIEKGWLTEKDLQKALAYQKNQGGLLGNILVDLGMVEEAKVIEATNLIPHRGKIGELLIELGVLTEEQLQTALEFQKKSGGALGEILLSLDMVSEQTLYRAIASQQGMGRLGEQLEIDSSIKIPEKMAIQMQAIVVGKSRRRVVVAVLKTLSPDQIHSLEKILLAGREQSIIEQILVTPAEMETLWSLAYSHELMEISTEQLAQERPDQSASIIFTKSQMAVLFLVLAVIVVGMITATLETVLIINIVIQVLYFLVALFKFLMIFKGIREGAQIRISEEEIAAINERDLPIYTILVPMYKESCVIPQLMRNLEQLDYPKHKLDIRLLIEEDDVEAQELLRTMNLKPYYTMLVVPHSIPKTKPKACNYGLINARGEYVVIYDAEDRPDPDQLKKVYLAFQKSSDSCCCIQAKLNYYNSEQNILTRWFTQEYSMWFDLLLPGLMQFDIPIPLGGTSNHFKIKILKSLNAWDPYNVTEDADLGIRLYALGYTTGIVNSRTWEEANSQVPNWIRQRSRWIKGYMQTWLVHMRHPVRLWRQIGTKGMLGLQVIVLSTPLLPLVNPFLWLLMLLWFTTYKAWIPMLFPGPIYYMAAIELVIGNFLFVFSNVVGAFWVISELHEKEDYMLSFRLVKYALLTPIYWALMSLAAYKAAWQLATRPFYWEKTNHGLTKTPHHMDAGA; the protein is encoded by the coding sequence ATGAATGAAAAAAAACCACTCCGTTTAGGTGAACTGTTAATTGAAAAGGGTTGGCTTACAGAAAAAGATTTGCAGAAAGCCTTGGCTTACCAAAAAAACCAGGGCGGATTGCTGGGCAATATTTTGGTAGATTTGGGAATGGTTGAGGAAGCTAAAGTCATTGAAGCCACCAACTTAATCCCGCACCGGGGCAAAATTGGAGAGCTGCTGATAGAACTTGGGGTTCTGACGGAAGAGCAATTGCAAACGGCGCTGGAATTTCAAAAAAAGAGCGGCGGCGCTCTGGGCGAAATATTGTTGTCTTTGGACATGGTCAGTGAGCAGACCTTATACCGGGCCATTGCTTCTCAGCAAGGAATGGGCCGGCTTGGGGAACAGTTAGAGATCGATTCTTCCATAAAAATTCCGGAAAAGATGGCCATTCAGATGCAGGCCATTGTCGTGGGCAAAAGCCGGCGGCGAGTTGTTGTGGCTGTACTCAAAACCCTTTCTCCGGATCAAATCCACAGTTTGGAAAAAATTCTTCTGGCGGGCCGGGAGCAAAGTATCATTGAACAAATCCTGGTTACTCCGGCGGAAATGGAAACTCTTTGGAGCCTGGCTTATTCTCACGAACTAATGGAGATCAGCACGGAGCAGTTGGCTCAGGAGCGGCCGGACCAATCGGCCAGCATTATCTTTACCAAATCGCAAATGGCCGTGCTTTTTCTCGTTTTGGCCGTGATCGTGGTCGGGATGATTACGGCAACATTGGAAACAGTACTGATCATTAACATTGTGATTCAAGTGCTTTATTTTTTAGTGGCCTTGTTTAAATTTTTGATGATTTTTAAAGGGATCCGTGAAGGTGCACAGATCAGGATATCTGAAGAAGAAATTGCGGCCATTAATGAACGGGATCTTCCTATTTATACCATCTTAGTTCCCATGTATAAAGAAAGTTGCGTGATTCCTCAGCTTATGAGAAATTTGGAGCAGTTGGATTACCCCAAACATAAGCTGGATATTCGCTTACTGATTGAAGAAGACGATGTGGAAGCCCAGGAACTTCTTCGTACTATGAACTTAAAGCCTTATTACACCATGTTGGTGGTGCCGCATTCCATCCCCAAAACCAAACCCAAAGCCTGCAATTATGGTCTGATCAACGCCAGGGGAGAATATGTGGTAATTTACGATGCGGAGGATCGTCCAGATCCGGATCAGTTAAAAAAAGTTTATCTGGCTTTTCAAAAAAGTTCGGATTCCTGTTGTTGCATTCAGGCCAAACTCAATTATTACAACAGCGAACAAAACATTTTAACTAGGTGGTTTACCCAGGAATACAGCATGTGGTTTGATTTGCTGCTGCCTGGACTGATGCAATTTGATATTCCCATCCCTCTGGGCGGTACGTCCAATCATTTTAAAATAAAAATATTAAAAAGTTTAAATGCGTGGGATCCTTATAATGTGACGGAAGATGCGGATCTGGGCATCCGCTTGTATGCCCTGGGCTATACAACGGGCATTGTCAACTCCAGAACCTGGGAAGAGGCCAATAGTCAGGTGCCTAACTGGATCCGGCAAAGATCGCGCTGGATCAAAGGCTATATGCAAACCTGGCTGGTGCACATGCGGCACCCGGTGCGATTGTGGCGTCAAATCGGAACCAAGGGCATGCTGGGTCTGCAGGTGATTGTGTTGTCCACTCCGTTGCTGCCGCTGGTCAATCCGTTTTTATGGCTGTTGATGTTGCTGTGGTTTACCACTTACAAGGCCTGGATTCCCATGTTATTTCCCGGACCCATTTACTACATGGCAGCCATTGAGCTCGTTATCGGCAATTTTCTTTTTGTGTTCAGCAATGTGGTGGGCGCCTTCTGGGTTATTAGCGAGCTGCATGAGAAAGAAGATTATATGCTGTCGTTCCGTTTGGTAAAATACGCGCTGCTGACGCCCATTTACTGGGCGCTGATGAGTTTGGCTGCTTACAAAGCGGCCTGGCAATTGGCTACTAGGCCCTTTTACTGGGAGAAAACCAATCACGGTCTGACTAAAACCCCGCATCATATGGACGCCGGTGCTTGA
- a CDS encoding glycosyltransferase family 2 protein has translation MNTPLIEISVVIPMKNEARHLHHTIKTIAGFIAQSTPSYELIVIDDGSEDETWKELLTLRFAIPQLEGIRLSRNFGKERAICSGLEHARGQAVIIMDGDLQHPPELISQMIDAWRSRSVKIVECVKRTRTKEPFSYKLGTRLFYGILHKFTRYDLHGASDFKLLDRQVVEAWLTLPERITFFRGMTAWLGFSRLQIEFDVPPRIEGRTQWQSAMLFKLALSAVVSFTSWPLRFVTFVGVFSFVGAIILGIQTLYMKLAGVASTGFTTVILLLLGMNSIIMLSLGIIGEYIAAIYDEVKSRPRYLISENTMVDHNK, from the coding sequence ATGAACACTCCATTGATTGAAATTTCCGTAGTGATTCCCATGAAAAACGAGGCCCGGCATTTACATCATACGATAAAGACCATTGCCGGATTTATCGCACAGTCCACACCCTCCTACGAGCTGATTGTGATTGATGACGGATCCGAGGACGAAACCTGGAAGGAACTTTTAACCCTCCGTTTCGCAATTCCTCAGTTGGAAGGAATTCGCTTAAGCCGCAATTTTGGCAAAGAACGGGCCATTTGCTCGGGATTGGAGCATGCCCGGGGTCAAGCGGTGATTATTATGGATGGGGACCTTCAGCATCCGCCCGAACTGATTTCGCAAATGATTGATGCCTGGCGTTCCCGTTCCGTTAAAATTGTGGAATGCGTGAAACGGACCCGCACCAAGGAACCTTTCAGTTACAAACTAGGCACCCGGCTTTTTTATGGCATCCTGCATAAATTCACACGCTACGATCTGCACGGAGCCAGCGATTTTAAGCTTCTGGATCGTCAGGTGGTAGAGGCTTGGCTCACACTGCCGGAGCGCATCACTTTCTTTCGGGGTATGACCGCCTGGCTGGGTTTTTCCCGGCTTCAAATTGAGTTTGATGTGCCGCCGCGTATCGAAGGCAGGACGCAATGGCAGTCAGCTATGCTATTTAAACTGGCCTTAAGCGCCGTGGTTTCTTTTACCTCCTGGCCGCTGCGTTTTGTGACCTTCGTGGGGGTTTTCTCTTTCGTTGGGGCCATTATCCTGGGAATCCAGACTCTCTACATGAAATTGGCCGGAGTTGCTTCCACCGGTTTTACCACGGTAATTTTACTGCTACTGGGAATGAACAGCATTATTATGCTGAGTCTGGGCATTATCGGCGAATATATTGCCGCCATTTACGATGAGGTAAAATCCCGCCCGCGGTATTTAATCAGCGAAAACACCATGGTCGATCATAACAAATAA
- a CDS encoding ArnT family glycosyltransferase codes for MTNPEEILQNRRHRKLVWLVGILIFILECAAGYYYNVYVGYYHTDGISRVANAFYVLYSRDPHLGAIGFVWNPLPSMVDLLFLLLYPWIPAMATKGIAGLLMCAIFASLTAAFVTKAFLRRGLPGWVAVVFPLLFSLNPMIFIFGFNGMSDAPFMFFLIVSIVTFLNWLDGKRLGDLALSSFALALSFWCRYEAVPLGGGLILAGLIGVMLVQRTHHPPHESRLKYLWSKAEGVLSILATPLFYSIFLWLLLNAIIMGNPFNFLNGNYTNLAQIEGHLEDGSIYGSLVGNPLLALLYAFKKVAVFSVPFMSILILKVLNHRLFQWDTLILILLFISIPMLQVVMLLKGSTLAWLRYFIYVLPVTLAWLPYELSKIKRQWHIAIPFLALVLNFGILSYAVTQPSIAPDENTFLQNSFGRHSAVYEEWRNKEEIARYLDKYYSQNVILTDSFSAYYIILQSKYPKRFFITSDYDFAKAISHPTDYGVEYFLIPKPGSPSILSAINDAYPNLYEHGAEWAELVKDFGLDWRLYKITNSTRGGF; via the coding sequence ATGACCAATCCTGAAGAAATTTTACAAAACCGCCGGCACCGAAAGCTTGTGTGGTTGGTAGGAATTCTGATATTTATTTTGGAATGCGCGGCCGGTTATTACTACAATGTCTATGTGGGCTATTATCATACTGACGGAATTAGCCGGGTTGCCAACGCTTTTTATGTTCTCTACAGCCGCGATCCCCATTTAGGGGCCATCGGCTTTGTCTGGAACCCTCTTCCCAGTATGGTGGATCTGCTCTTTTTGCTCCTTTATCCCTGGATTCCGGCAATGGCAACCAAAGGAATTGCCGGACTTCTCATGTGCGCCATCTTTGCCTCCTTAACGGCCGCTTTCGTGACCAAGGCTTTTCTACGCCGTGGTCTCCCGGGGTGGGTGGCCGTGGTTTTCCCACTGTTGTTTTCCCTGAATCCCATGATATTTATCTTCGGATTCAATGGCATGAGTGATGCGCCCTTTATGTTTTTTTTGATTGTCAGCATCGTTACTTTTTTAAACTGGCTGGATGGAAAACGGCTGGGAGATTTAGCCCTTTCAAGTTTTGCTTTGGCCCTCTCCTTTTGGTGCCGCTACGAGGCGGTTCCGCTGGGCGGGGGTTTGATCCTGGCTGGGCTGATCGGGGTGATGCTGGTGCAAAGGACCCATCATCCGCCCCATGAATCCCGTCTGAAATACCTATGGTCCAAAGCGGAAGGCGTTCTCTCCATCCTGGCGACCCCTTTGTTTTATTCCATTTTTCTTTGGCTCTTGCTGAATGCCATTATCATGGGCAACCCGTTTAATTTTTTAAATGGTAATTACACAAATTTAGCACAAATTGAAGGCCATTTGGAGGATGGCAGTATTTACGGGAGTTTGGTTGGCAATCCACTCCTTGCGCTCCTCTATGCTTTTAAAAAAGTGGCGGTGTTTTCCGTTCCTTTTATGTCCATTTTAATTTTAAAAGTATTAAACCATCGCTTATTTCAATGGGATACGCTAATTTTGATTCTTTTGTTCATTTCCATCCCCATGCTCCAGGTTGTCATGCTCTTGAAAGGTTCGACACTGGCCTGGCTGCGCTATTTCATTTATGTTCTGCCGGTTACCTTGGCCTGGTTGCCCTATGAGCTAAGTAAAATCAAGCGTCAATGGCATATTGCTATTCCTTTCCTTGCACTGGTTTTAAATTTTGGCATCCTTTCCTATGCGGTCACGCAGCCGTCCATTGCCCCCGATGAAAATACTTTTTTGCAAAATAGCTTCGGCCGTCACAGCGCGGTTTATGAGGAGTGGCGCAACAAGGAAGAGATTGCCCGCTATCTAGATAAATACTATTCTCAAAACGTGATTTTAACGGATTCCTTCTCCGCTTATTATATTATCTTGCAAAGCAAGTATCCTAAGCGCTTTTTCATTACCAGCGATTATGATTTTGCAAAGGCCATTTCCCATCCCACGGACTATGGTGTTGAATATTTCCTGATTCCAAAGCCCGGATCTCCTTCTATTCTCAGCGCCATCAACGACGCTTACCCGAACCTGTATGAACATGGCGCGGAGTGGGCGGAACTGGTGAAAGATTTCGGGTTGGACTGGCGCCTTTATAAAATTACGAACAGCACACGAGGAGGTTTCTGA